Proteins encoded within one genomic window of Bacillus sp. F19:
- the tsaB gene encoding tRNA (adenosine(37)-N6)-threonylcarbamoyltransferase complex dimerization subunit type 1 TsaB — protein sequence MKAIAIDTSNLTLGVAIVDDTKVIGEFVTNIKQNHSVRAMPAVEWLMQECGIRPDELDRVIVAGGPGSYTGLRIGVSIAKTLAWTLNIPLASVSSLEVLAAGGSYFNGYICPIFDARRGQVYTGLYEYADGELINRRNDQNLLLSDWLLELKKEEKQILFIGNDVSLHQESIVEVLGDKAVFASMTEHNPRPAMLGKIGLMKEPEDVHAFVPNYIRLAEAEVKWLEQQK from the coding sequence ATGAAAGCAATAGCGATTGATACGTCCAATTTGACGCTTGGTGTTGCCATAGTGGATGACACCAAAGTGATCGGAGAATTTGTAACAAACATTAAGCAGAATCATTCGGTCCGGGCGATGCCGGCGGTTGAATGGCTTATGCAGGAATGCGGAATCAGACCTGATGAGCTGGATCGTGTCATTGTTGCGGGAGGGCCTGGATCTTATACCGGCCTCCGAATTGGTGTCAGCATAGCTAAAACGCTTGCCTGGACGTTGAATATTCCGCTTGCCAGTGTTTCAAGTCTTGAGGTCCTTGCAGCTGGCGGAAGTTATTTTAATGGCTATATCTGCCCGATTTTTGATGCACGGCGCGGTCAGGTATATACAGGGTTGTATGAGTATGCAGATGGGGAGCTTATTAATAGAAGAAATGATCAAAATCTCCTGCTGTCTGATTGGCTTTTAGAATTAAAAAAGGAAGAGAAGCAAATTCTTTTCATCGGGAATGACGTTAGCCTGCATCAGGAGTCAATCGTTGAAGTCCTGGGGGATAAGGCAGTTTTTGCTAGTATGACCGAGCATAATCCAAGACCGGCAATGCTTGGGAAAATCGGCTTGATGAAAGAGCCTGAGGATGTACATGCCTTCGTGCCGAACTATATCCGTTTAGCAGAGGCAGAAGTAAAGTGGCTCGAACAACAGAAATAA